The genomic segment TCCCCGGCCCTCCCCCAAAAGGGGGGAGGGAGAATAGGGCGGCCCTCACCCCGACCCGCGGGGAGAGGGGCCTAGTCCTCCATCAGCACACCCAGCATCACCAGGAAAATCGCCGTGTCGTCCAGGTACGGCCCGCGCACCGGGTCCTCGGCCGCGATGTAGCCCTCGAAGAGCCCCGCCCACTCGCCGCGCGCGTAGAGCGGTATGAGGCTGTTGGTGTGGCCGTGCGAGTTCCAGGCCCAGTACACCGCCTCGCCGGAATCAACGACCCCGTCCGCATCGCCGTCCTCCCAACCGGCGCGGAGGCCGGACGGGTCGTAGGGCCTTTCCAGCCCCAGGGTGCGCGGGGAGACCTCGCCCAGCGGCACCCCCCTGATTCCGGGCCCGGCGGTGAGGTAGCCGCACTCGTGGTCGCCGGTGACGATGACGAGGGTGTCGTCCCAGGAGGCCGGGGTGGAGGGGTCCTCGACCCAGTCCACGACGGCCCGGACCGCCGCGTCGAACTCGCGCTCCTCGCCGATCATCCGGTCCATGTCGCCCGCGTGGGAAGCCCAGTCCACCGCGCCGCCCTCGACCAGCAGGACGAAGCCCTCGGGATCGCGGTCCAGGACCGCCAGGGCCGCCTCCGTACACTCGGCCAGGGTCGGGTTCTCGGCGCTGGCGCCGGAGCCGTCGGCCAGGGCCCAATCGAAGCAGCCGTCCTCGCCGCCGAAGAGGCCGAACAGGCGTTCGGTGCGCGGGTTCTCCGCCGCTTCCAGGAGCCGCGCCCCGCCGTCCGGGCTCCCCGCGACGCGCTCCACCAGCCGCCAGACGCCGTAGTCGCGGCAATCGGCGGCCAGACGTTCGAGCTGCGCGGGTGAGACGTAGTCGGAGTTCCACCCCGGGTGCCCCGCGCCGATGAGCACCGCCGGCGGACAGCAGCTTCCGCCGCACCCGCCGCCGTAACC from the bacterium genome contains:
- a CDS encoding alkaline phosphatase; the encoded protein is MKLRAFIFPALAALLLLSCCAPEPVPPRYVILFISDGWGYEHLEAVKNYTGEDPVYADWDSWAVSTWDTDTRRANGGVGYDPEKAWSEFDYVARAATDSASAATAMYTGFKADAGNLGTGPGDLMRLACIREYAEYFGLASGAVTSVPVSHATPAAWYAHNDDRGNGYAVFDEGVWGVPGSTGSGEGYGGGCGGSCCPPAVLIGAGHPGWNSDYVSPAQLERLAADCRDYGVWRLVERVAGSPDGGARLLEAAENPRTERLFGLFGGEDGCFDWALADGSGASAENPTLAECTEAALAVLDRDPEGFVLLVEGGAVDWASHAGDMDRMIGEEREFDAAVRAVVDWVEDPSTPASWDDTLVIVTGDHECGYLTAGPGIRGVPLGEVSPRTLGLERPYDPSGLRAGWEDGDADGVVDSGEAVYWAWNSHGHTNSLIPLYARGEWAGLFEGYIAAEDPVRGPYLDDTAIFLVMLGVLMED